The proteins below come from a single Nitrososphaerales archaeon genomic window:
- a CDS encoding 50S ribosomal protein L40e encodes MPITDVAKKQLAQRRKLFFKICLKCGAKNAISADRCRKCRSGDLRLKNRVLSAKK; translated from the coding sequence TTGCCAATTACAGATGTTGCTAAGAAGCAGTTAGCCCAGAGGAGAAAGTTATTCTTCAAAATCTGCCTCAAGTGTGGTGCTAAGAATGCCATCAGTGCTGATAGATGTAGGAAATGTAGATCGGGAGATCTTAGGTTGAAGAATAGAGTATTGAGTGCGAAGAAGTAA
- the albA gene encoding DNA-binding protein Alba, protein MYLRKVDEGFFNRAGGRMAATNVVLVGKKPVMNYVLACLTLFQDGSNEVIVKARGRAISKAVDVVQIVTKRFLTDVKVKKISIDTEQIKNEQTGTISNVSSMEIQLSK, encoded by the coding sequence ATGTATTTAAGGAAGGTTGATGAAGGCTTTTTCAATAGAGCAGGTGGTCGGATGGCAGCGACGAACGTTGTACTAGTGGGTAAGAAACCTGTAATGAATTATGTGTTGGCCTGCCTGACTCTCTTCCAAGACGGTTCGAACGAAGTAATCGTGAAAGCAAGAGGACGGGCGATCAGCAAAGCTGTAGATGTTGTACAGATCGTCACCAAGCGCTTCTTAACCGATGTAAAGGTGAAAAAGATCAGCATCGACACAGAGCAGATAAAGAACGAGCAGACAGGCACCATCAGCAACGTCAGTTCGATGGAGATTCAACTCAGCAAGTAA